The region CCGGCCGATGAGCACGCCCTGGGACGACGACAGCACCGCGTCCGCCAGGAACAGGGCCACCAGCAGGACGATGGGGCCGGTGAGCGGCCGGCCCTGCCCGGCGGCCTGGATCAGTCCGGCCAGGAGCGCGGGCTGGGCCAGCGTGGTGACCACCCCCGCGGCGCCCACGGCGATCCCCGCCCCGAGCAGGCGCCGCTGCCCCCGGGCCAGTCCCGCGATGATCCCCTCACCGCGCGGCGCCGTCACCGGCCGCCCCCGTTCCCGGCCGCCGTGTAGCGGCTGATGTGGACGGGGCTGGACGCCTCGTCGAACGCCCCGCCCGACCAGTCGCCCCACCGGGAGACCGGGACCAGCCCGGCCTGCTCCGCGTAGCGGTCCACGTCCTCGGGGGTGGTGAGCCGGGTGATCTCCGTGCCCGGGTGCACGTTCCCGCCCTCGTGCCACAGGTGCGTGGTGTGCCACAGCGTCTGTTCGGGGATGAGGGTGGAGTAGGTCTGCACCCCGGTTCCGGGCTCGGGGTAGGGGATGTAGAACGAGGCCCGCAGGCGGCCCTCGTGCAGGGCCGCCACGAACCCGGGGTTGTGCGTCTCCACGACCAGCGTGCCGCCGGGGGCGAGCCGCCGGGCCGCGCGGAGCACGGCCGCCCGCTGCTCCTCGGGGGTGAGGATCTGGGACAGCGTCCCGCAGACGCAGTAGACCAGCCCGTACCCGGCGCCGTCCTCGTAGACGCGGATGTCCCCGTGGACGGGCCGGACCCGCGCCCCGGTGGAGGCGACCGTCTCCCGCAGCCGGTCGAGCATCTCCGGCGAGGAGTCCACGCCGGTCACCTCGCCGACGAGCGCGGAGAGCGGCACCGCGATCCGGCCCGTCCCCACGCCCAGCTCCAGGGTGGCGCCCCCCGGGTGCAGGCCGGCCAGGGCCGCGGCGGTGACCCGGTCGGAGCCGTCCTGGGGGAAGAGCCGGTCGTAGAAGCGGGCGAACGCGCGCCCGTAGCCGCAGTCCGCGACGGCGCCGGACTCCTCGGTGCCGGTCGCCCATCCGGTGTCGGCGGTCATGCGGGGACTCCTTCCACCCCGCGCGCCGGGGGCCGGCGCAGGGGCGTGTAGGGCGAGACGAAGAGGACCTCGGGCTCCTCGGAGTCGTCGTATCCGGCGTTGCGGGTCAGGGAGAACTGGAAGCCCTTGACGGGGGCGCCCCCGGAGGCGGCGATCACGTCGCCCAGGTGGGAGCACAGGATCCGGTAGGAGGGCAGGGTCCCGGCCGGGCCGAACCCCTTGTCGAGGTGGCGCAGCACCTCGGTCCCCAGGTCGAAGACGGCCTTCTCCGAGCGCCGCTCGGGGTACCAGGCGAACTGCCGCAGGCGGCGGCCGACGATGACCTCCAGCGGGACCCACTCCGACGTCTCGTCGGCCTCGGAGAGCGTTCGGTAGTAGAACTGGAAGTCGTGCCGGGCCGGGGTCGGGGCGAAGAAGCACCAGTTGGGGAAGAGCGTGGACAGCGGGTCCATGCGCCGCACCCGGTTGAACGAGGGGTGCGGGTGCTGGGCGCACATGGTGCCCACCAGCAGGGCCGCGGCGGCCAGGCGGACGAAGCCTCCGGTGCCCCCCAGGAGGGGGCGGCGTGCGGTGGTGCGGGGGGTCATCGCTCCTCCGTCGTGGTCGGTGCGGGGGCGGTCCCGGTGCTCTCGGCCAGGAAGTCCAGCAGGAGCCCGGCCGCCCGGGCCGCGTGGTAGGGGTCGGTCAGCAGGTCGTCGTGGTCGCTGCCGGGGATGACGGCGCAGCGGACGGTCCGGTCGGCGGAGTGCGCGGCGGCGAGTTCGCGGTGCAGCTCCAGGTGGTCGGGGTCGCGCTCCACGGTGTGCTGGGCGGACAGCACCAGGGCGTGCGCGTCCAGGGGCTCCAGCGGGCCGGAGAAGTCGCCGAAGTCCCGCTCCACCGCCTCCCACTCCCGGAGCGCGGCGTTCCACACCCGGGAGTCGACGGTCTCGGTCAGCGCCCGGGCCCGTACCTGGTCGGGCAGGCTGCGCACCCAGGAGGGGGTGGACATGAGCACGCCCATCCCCAGCCGCAGGCTGACCGCCACCGTGCGCAGCGCCCCGCCGACCTTGGCGGAGTTCTCCGCCTGCTGGTTCGACCGGTGCAGCTGGTCGGGGTGCGAGCTGTCGAGGTACACGACACCGTGCACGCGCTCCCCGAGGACGGCCGCGGCCCGGCGCGCGATCTCGCCGCCCAGGGAGTGCCCGGCCAGGACCACCCGGCGCCCTTCGGGCACCGCCCCGGAGACGAGGTCCACCAGGTCGTCGACGGACTCGTCGAGGGTGTAGGGCCCGGTCGCCCCCCGGCGGCTGGCGCCGTAGCCCGCCCTGCCGGGGACGAGCCACTGCCGGCCCTGCTCGTTGAGGGCCCGGGTGTACCAGCTGAAGTGCAGGGGGATCGCGCCGAGGCCGTGCACGAAGACCACGACCGGGTCCGTCCGGTCCGCGGAGGCGGTCCCGTGGTAGGCGATGGTGTTGCCGTGCCGGGTGGTGACCCGGCCTCCCGGTGCCGGGTGGTCCAGGACGGTGGCGCGCCGGTGGGCGGCGACCGCGGCGGACGCGGCCGCGGTGCCCAGCGCCAGCAGCCCCGCCACCGCGGGCAGGCGGTCGTCGCGGTCGGCCGTGGCGGGCAGGGAGCGCGGGGCGCTGGTGTACATCACCATCGGGTACATGGCGGCGAAGGCGGGCAGGAACCGGCCCAGGCCCATGACGACCCCGTTGGCCACGTGGAAGAGGAGGACGGACCCGAGCACCGGCCGGACCAGCGCGCCGCCCCTGGCGTAGAGCACCGGGAAGAGGCACTCCAGGGCCAGGACGCCGTGCGCCACCAGGCGGGAGGCCCGCGGGAACCTCCGGGTCAGCCTCCAGACGCCCTCGTGGCCGTAGGTGCGCGTGCGCATCACCCCCGACAGGGCGTCGCCCGTCCGCCATTCCCGGCCCAGGAGCTTGACCCAGCCGGAGAACAGGTACGAGAGGGCGCACTGCCCGGCCACGTACCACATCAGCGCGTCCTTGACGGCGGGCGAGGAGGAGATCCGGGCCAGGCCGGTCGCGGTCTGCACCACGATCGCCGCCTGGTCCGACCCGTCGGTGCCGTAGCGCAGGGAGGGGTAGAGCAGCGTCCCGCTCACCCCGAGGAAGAGGGCGCCCGCCCCGCGCCAGCGGCCGCGGCCGGGGAGCAGCAGCGCCGAGCCGACCGCGACGCGGGCGGCGTGCAGGGCCGTGGCGGTGCGCCGGTCGGAGGCGAGGTCCAGCACGGCCCGCAGGGGGCGGCCGTAGCCGGCGTACCCGTCGCGGGAGATGGCCCACTCGTTCAGCCGGGAGGGGCCGTGGCGGTGCTGGTCGAACAGGTACTCCGCGCTGGAGACCAGGGAGGTGAGGGCGGAGATCCGCTCGGAGGCCCCGAGGGCCTGGTCGCGGGTGAGGGGGACGGGGCCCAGGAGGGCGGACAGGGCGCGGCCCGCGAGCCTGCGGACTCGCCGGGTTCTGCCGGAGGCGGGCATGGGGGACCTTCCTGTGGGGGAGGGGCGGCGGGGCGGCGCGGTCCGGGGCGTCCGGACGCCCCGGACCGCGGTTCCCGATCGCTACGACATGGGCAGGGTCGGGTGGGTGCTGTTGACGCCGGCGTTGAACGCGTAGATCAGGGCGTAGCCGATGGCGACCCCCGCGGTCACGGCGGGGGTCGCCGTGACCGGGGCCTGCGTGGACACGGACCGGCCGCGGGGGTCGCGGATGTCGATGTCGGCCAGCGAGCCCGGGCGCGAGAGGAAGGAAACGTCGTTCACTGTGGCTCCAGGGGTCCGGACTAGCTCTGAGGCAGGGTCGGGTGGGTGCTGTTGGCGAGGGCGTAGCCCAGGGCCACACCGGCCGCGAGGCCCGCGGTCACGGCGAGGGGGGTCGCCGTGACGGGCGCCGCGCCGAAGCGGATGCTGCCGCCGTCGGTCTCGCTCAGGGCGTCCGCGCCGACAAGGGAGGCGGGGGGAGTCAGGGGGATCACTGCGTCTCCTGGTCTCTAGGAGTGGGGGAGGGTGGGGTGGGTGCCGCCGAGGGCGTTGACGAGGGCGCCCGCGGCGTAGGCGACGACGATCGCCCCGGCCGCCCCCACGACCACGGGGGTCGCCGTGACGGGAAGGCCGGACCGGAACACCCGGCCCTCGGCGTCCTCTTCCAGGGCACCGGGGACGATGCCCCAGTGCGGTCGGACCTGTGTCTGCATGCTCGCTCCTCACCACCGCGCCAGCGCGGTGCGACGTGTTCCGGGGCGCGCCCGGAAGGGGAACGGCCCCCGGGGGTTCCGCGGGGGCCGTTCTCACGATCGCAACGCTCGGTGCCGAAGTGAAGGCGGAACGTCGGCACGAGGCTGCCGCGCGCGGTGCAGCATGATGCAAGGGAGGAGCGCGGTCCCGCTCGGGCTCCGGTGCGGCGGTCGGGTGCCGGGCCGCGGCGGAGGAGGGGGAATCGGCGGGGACGCGGGGCTGTTGTCCACCGACATGACCGAGCCGTGGCTGGACCAGAAGACCATCGACCACCTCCTCGACGAGACCGGGACCTGGGCCGTGGTGGGCCTGTCGAACGACACCGGCCGCACCGCGTACGGCGTCGCCCGGGTGCTCCAGGCGAAGGGCAAGAGGATCGTCCCGATCCACCCGGGGGCCGCGGCCGCGGGGGAGGAGGTCCTGGGCGAGAAGGCCTACGCGACGCTCGCCGAGGCGGCCGACGCCGTCGGCGGCATCGACGTCGTGGACGTCTTCCGCCGGTCCGAGGCGGCCGGGGAGTTCGCCGACCAGGCCGTGGCGATCGGCGCCCGGGGGGTGTGGTTCCAGCTCGGGGTGGTCGACGAGGAGGCGTTCCGGCGGACGGCGGAGGCCGGTGTGCCGATGGTGATGGACACCTGCCCCGCCATCGAGTGGGGCAGGCGCGGCGCCTGACCGGGCCGGGGCCCGGGGCGCGGAGCGGCGCTTCGACGGGGCGGACCCGGGTTCCCGGGGGCGCTCGCAGCCGGCCGCGCGCCGGGGTCAGCGGACGACGTCGAACACCTGCTTCTGCATGCCGTTGGAGTACGCCTCGTGCTCCACGAGCCTGAGCTTGGTCATGTCCTTGTCGGCGTCGCTGAACAGCCGCTTGCCCGCGCCCAGGAGCACCGGGAAGACCAGCAGGTGGTAGCGGTCGACCAGGCCCGCGTCGGCGAGTCCCTGAGCCAGGGTGGAGCTGCCGTGGACGATGATCGGCCCGCCCTCGGTCTCCTTGAGGGCGGCCACGTCGTCCAGCGAGCGCAGGATCGTGGCGGGCCAGCGCTCGTCCTGTTCGGTGAGGGTGGTGGAGACGACGTAGCGGGGCATGGCGTTGTAGCCCTTGAACTCCTCGGTCATCGAGGGCCACACAGGGGCGAAGGCCTCGTAGCTGCGGCGGCCCATCAGCATGGCGGTCGCCTCGTCCTGCTCGGTGGCCTTGATCGCGTAGGCGGCCTCGTCGAACTCGACGGAGTTCACGGTCCAGCCGCTGTTGCGGTAGCCGGACTCTCCGCCCGGGGCCTCCATGACGCCGTCGAGGGAGATGAAGGCGGTGACGATCAGGGTGCGCATGATGTGTTCCTCGTTTCCGTTCGCACGTACACCCTCTCGTCGAACGGCTCCCGCGCGGATCGACACCGCGCCGGAATTTTTTTCCGGAGGTCCTCCTCCCCGGCGCGGACGCACCCCGGTGCCGCCGTACGCGGGGGAGGAGGACCCTCCCCGACCAGGCCCTGCGCGGGCGCGGACGCTCAGGCGGGGTGCGCGGCCGGGGCGGGGAGGCGTGCGGTGAGCAGGGAGATGCCGTAGGCGCAGCCCGCGGCGGCCAGCACCGCCGGGACGAGGCCGATCGGGCCGCCGAGGAAGGACTCGCCCATGAAGGCGATGGCGACGAAGGACGCCGCGACCGGGTTGACGACCGTCGTCACACCGAGCGGCGATCCGAGCTCCATGCCCTGGTAGGCGGCCTGGGCGAGGAACATCCCCAGGACGGCGACGACCGCTGTGCCCGTGGCCGCCGGGTGGGCGAGCGCGGCGGCCCCGTCGGTGCCGATGACGGTGACGGTGGTCTTGGCCAGGGCGGAGGAGACGCCGAAGGCGACCCCCGCCACGGCGGCGAGCAGGTGGCTGCGCCAGGCGGCCGGGCAGCGGCCGGCCGCCCAGGCCCCGGCGGTGAGCAGGGCCAGGGTGCCCAGGGTGACGGCCCACCCGTCGGCGACGGTGAGGGGGTCGCTGCGGCCGTCGGTCACCGACAGGGAGAGCAGGACCGCGACCGAGGCCACGACCAGGACCGCGCCCCCGGTCTGGCGGCGGGTCAGCCGCCGCCCGCCGAGGCGGGTCGCCCAGGGGATCGCGAAGACCAGGGCGAGGACGCCCAGCGGCTGCACCACGGTGAGCGGGGCGAAGGCCAGGGCCGCCACCTGGAAGGCGGCCCGGCCCCCGTTGAGGAGGATCGAGGTCCACCACAGGGGCCGTGCCAGCAGGGACGCGAGGGGGCCGCGTTCGATCAGCGGCTCGGGCACCAGGACGGCCAGCCGCCACTGGGAGACCGCGGCCGCGGCGTAGGCGACGCAGGACAGGGTGCCCAGCAGGGCACCGAGCCATACGTAGGGATCCATATCGGTCATCCTTGCGCGGACGCGCGGACGGTGTCGTCATACCGGGGGATGGTCCCGTGCGTCTTCGGTAGCGGGTCGGGCGGCGGACTCGGGGGCGGGGCGGGCGCCGGCCTCCCCGGGGGTGCGCGGGCCGCGTCGGCGGCCGCGCCGAGGATGCCGGCGTCCGGTCGGGGGAGGCTCGACCTCCCCGCGTGAAAGGTACCCCCGCCGCGGGCTCCGGACTCCGGACGCCGCGCGGCAGTCGGCTAGGATGCGCGGCATGCCCTGCACAGCACCCCTCGGAGCCCGCCGATGAACGCCGCCTCGATCGTGTCCTGGGTGCTCTTCGTCGCCGTCTTCGCGCTGGCGCGCGCGCTCACCCGGGAGCCGTACGCCGACCTGCTCGGCTCCGGGATCTCCGCGTCGCTCGCGTCCTTCGGTACCGCCGCGGCCCTGGGCCTGCTGGTCCTCTTCGCCGTCCAGAGGTTCGCCGCCCGCTCCCGCCGGGAGTGAACCCGGACACCGCGTCCGCGGGCGGCGGGACGGGGCGCGGGAACGCGTCCGAAGACCCCCGCCGATCCGTCCACCGGGTGGCCGGGAGGTAACGGAAGAGCCGCAGCACCAAGGGTTGTGGGTCTTTCCACGGCCGCGGGACCGTAGACTCCTGCGGGTGAGCAGAACGAGTCCGGGTCGGCGCCGGGCACCGCGGGGCGAGGGCGGCCGGCGGCGTGAGGGGATCCTGCGGATCGCCGTCGGGGCCGTCGCGGCGCACGGCCGCGACAGGGCGTCCTCCGCCGGGGCCTGTAGCCGGGCCGGGCTCACCCGGGCGGGCGCCCACTCCTTCGGACATGGTCCGCTCTCCACCGCCACGGACCCGCGCGCCGCCGTCCGCTCCCCCCGCCGTCCGGCCGACGCCGGCCCGTCCACCGGGGAGGGGGAGCGGTGAGGGAGGCGGTCGAGCGCCTGTACGCCGTGTTCGCGCGCCACCGCCTGGCCGCCCGCATCGACGGCTGCCCGCACTGCGTCACGGACGAGGACCAGCGCCTGCTGCGCCGCTCGCCCCTGCGCGAACTCGGCGAGGACGACCTGCGCCGGTTCGTGGCCAAGGTCCTCACGACCTGGGGCGGCGTCGACGACCTGCGCCACTTCCTGCCGCGCATCCTCGACCTCGCCCTTCCCGGCGGCGGGCACATCGACATCGACACGGTGGCCGCCAAACTCGACCTGGCCCGCTGGTGGCAGTGGCCCGCCGACGAGCGCGCCGCCGTCCGCGCCTGCTTCGCCGCCCTGTGGCTGCACACCCTGGACCGCGAGCCCGAGGAGCGCCCCGCCGTCCTGATCCTGGACACGCTGGCCACCGCCTTCGACGACCTGTCCCCGTTCCTGGAGGCCTGGTCGGACCGGCTGCGGCGCTGGGCCGACCACCCCCGGGCCCTGCGCCAGTTCGCCGACACGGCGGGGACCGTGGTGGCCACCTCGCCGACCGTGCGCCACCCCCAGGTGGTGATCTGGCTGCTCGACCTGATCCCCCTGATGGAGACCCTGTTCAAGGAGCTGGAGGACGTGGACGTCGGCCTGGCCGAGTCCGTCCTGGACACCCACGACCAGCTCGTCCTGCTGCGCGCCGCCC is a window of Nocardiopsis changdeensis DNA encoding:
- a CDS encoding class I SAM-dependent methyltransferase; the protein is MTADTGWATGTEESGAVADCGYGRAFARFYDRLFPQDGSDRVTAAALAGLHPGGATLELGVGTGRIAVPLSALVGEVTGVDSSPEMLDRLRETVASTGARVRPVHGDIRVYEDGAGYGLVYCVCGTLSQILTPEEQRAAVLRAARRLAPGGTLVVETHNPGFVAALHEGRLRASFYIPYPEPGTGVQTYSTLIPEQTLWHTTHLWHEGGNVHPGTEITRLTTPEDVDRYAEQAGLVPVSRWGDWSGGAFDEASSPVHISRYTAAGNGGGR
- a CDS encoding CoA-binding protein gives rise to the protein MTEPWLDQKTIDHLLDETGTWAVVGLSNDTGRTAYGVARVLQAKGKRIVPIHPGAAAAGEEVLGEKAYATLAEAADAVGGIDVVDVFRRSEAAGEFADQAVAIGARGVWFQLGVVDEEAFRRTAEAGVPMVMDTCPAIEWGRRGA
- a CDS encoding alpha/beta fold hydrolase codes for the protein MPASGRTRRVRRLAGRALSALLGPVPLTRDQALGASERISALTSLVSSAEYLFDQHRHGPSRLNEWAISRDGYAGYGRPLRAVLDLASDRRTATALHAARVAVGSALLLPGRGRWRGAGALFLGVSGTLLYPSLRYGTDGSDQAAIVVQTATGLARISSSPAVKDALMWYVAGQCALSYLFSGWVKLLGREWRTGDALSGVMRTRTYGHEGVWRLTRRFPRASRLVAHGVLALECLFPVLYARGGALVRPVLGSVLLFHVANGVVMGLGRFLPAFAAMYPMVMYTSAPRSLPATADRDDRLPAVAGLLALGTAAASAAVAAHRRATVLDHPAPGGRVTTRHGNTIAYHGTASADRTDPVVVFVHGLGAIPLHFSWYTRALNEQGRQWLVPGRAGYGASRRGATGPYTLDESVDDLVDLVSGAVPEGRRVVLAGHSLGGEIARRAAAVLGERVHGVVYLDSSHPDQLHRSNQQAENSAKVGGALRTVAVSLRLGMGVLMSTPSWVRSLPDQVRARALTETVDSRVWNAALREWEAVERDFGDFSGPLEPLDAHALVLSAQHTVERDPDHLELHRELAAAHSADRTVRCAVIPGSDHDDLLTDPYHAARAAGLLLDFLAESTGTAPAPTTTEER
- a CDS encoding dihydrofolate reductase family protein; this encodes MRTLIVTAFISLDGVMEAPGGESGYRNSGWTVNSVEFDEAAYAIKATEQDEATAMLMGRRSYEAFAPVWPSMTEEFKGYNAMPRYVVSTTLTEQDERWPATILRSLDDVAALKETEGGPIIVHGSSTLAQGLADAGLVDRYHLLVFPVLLGAGKRLFSDADKDMTKLRLVEHEAYSNGMQKQVFDVVR
- a CDS encoding DMT family transporter — protein: MDPYVWLGALLGTLSCVAYAAAAVSQWRLAVLVPEPLIERGPLASLLARPLWWTSILLNGGRAAFQVAALAFAPLTVVQPLGVLALVFAIPWATRLGGRRLTRRQTGGAVLVVASVAVLLSLSVTDGRSDPLTVADGWAVTLGTLALLTAGAWAAGRCPAAWRSHLLAAVAGVAFGVSSALAKTTVTVIGTDGAAALAHPAATGTAVVAVLGMFLAQAAYQGMELGSPLGVTTVVNPVAASFVAIAFMGESFLGGPIGLVPAVLAAAGCAYGISLLTARLPAPAAHPA